One part of the Paraglaciecola sp. L3A3 genome encodes these proteins:
- the flgN gene encoding flagellar export chaperone FlgN produces the protein MSELKKAIKDQHNFLLELQQTLETELHLISSRDAESLINLLKIKESLLESIQSQDNVISELYKKLSEQQKTEPELIALFDEAKDMVSQCQFRTQINQTAVEQGQLRLEHLRNLLLESRAKESMTYDKSGRTRGGSSGGGISA, from the coding sequence ATGTCTGAATTAAAAAAAGCAATAAAAGATCAACATAATTTTTTACTTGAACTACAACAAACCTTAGAAACTGAATTACATTTAATCAGTAGCAGGGATGCAGAGTCATTAATTAATCTACTAAAAATCAAAGAATCCTTACTCGAATCAATACAAAGCCAAGACAATGTTATATCTGAGCTCTATAAAAAGCTGAGTGAACAACAAAAAACTGAGCCTGAACTTATTGCTTTATTTGATGAAGCCAAAGACATGGTGTCTCAATGTCAGTTTCGTACACAAATAAATCAGACAGCAGTGGAACAGGGACAATTGCGTCTAGAACATCTAAGAAACTTACTTCTTGAATCTAGAGCCAAAGAATCTATGACCTACGATAAAAGCGGTCGTACACGAGGTGGTTCTAGTGGTGGTGGGATAAGCGCTTAA
- the flgM gene encoding flagellar biosynthesis anti-sigma factor FlgM, producing MSINNINNNGGVKTPIDNQKLNQQQQALNNNNTQQASSQQSAASTARQDSVSLTSSAQQLTQVQKKGNEAPVNQEKVDKLKKAIQNGEYKVNAESVANKIFALESEIFGTKA from the coding sequence ATGTCTATTAACAATATAAATAATAATGGTGGTGTGAAAACCCCTATTGATAATCAAAAGCTTAATCAACAACAGCAAGCTTTGAATAACAATAATACGCAACAAGCTAGTTCACAGCAATCGGCAGCATCAACTGCGCGTCAAGATTCTGTGTCTTTAACCTCATCTGCTCAGCAGTTGACTCAGGTTCAAAAGAAAGGCAATGAAGCGCCAGTTAATCAAGAAAAAGTAGATAAGCTTAAAAAAGCCATCCAAAATGGTGAATATAAAGTGAATGCTGAATCTGTTGCGAATAAAATTTTCGCATTGGAATCAGAAATATTTGGTACTAAAGCATAA
- the flgA gene encoding flagellar basal body P-ring formation chaperone FlgA, giving the protein MKKSYYYPVVFAFIINILIMTNVIAAESENNLAKVALINQAQSYLLSRLHSNTNNKITVEAMPIDDRIHIPMCPSGLTFTVNEDGLNQSNISVKAQCIKNGWYMFLVIKAIEIQPVVVLSSAISPGTLLTENNVHVINMDKKRLRSTTFADINEVIGARMKRRAIAGRPIEPSNLCYVCKGDSVTISANTSAMQVKTTGIALEDGNMGDTISVRNSRSNKRIKAVVADTGQVEINI; this is encoded by the coding sequence ATGAAAAAATCATATTATTATCCAGTCGTATTTGCATTTATCATAAACATTTTAATCATGACGAATGTTATAGCGGCCGAATCCGAAAATAATTTAGCTAAAGTCGCTTTAATTAACCAAGCTCAAAGTTACCTGTTGAGTAGACTACACAGCAACACAAATAACAAAATTACAGTGGAAGCTATGCCGATAGATGACCGTATACATATACCTATGTGTCCGTCTGGATTAACCTTCACAGTGAATGAAGATGGGTTAAATCAATCTAATATCAGTGTAAAGGCGCAATGTATTAAAAATGGTTGGTATATGTTTTTAGTTATTAAAGCCATTGAGATACAACCAGTAGTGGTTTTATCTAGTGCTATTAGCCCCGGTACTTTATTAACCGAAAATAATGTGCATGTAATTAATATGGATAAAAAACGTTTAAGAAGTACAACTTTTGCCGATATAAATGAAGTGATTGGCGCAAGAATGAAACGCAGGGCAATAGCAGGTAGACCTATAGAGCCATCTAACCTTTGTTATGTATGTAAAGGAGATAGTGTTACCATTTCTGCAAACACTTCTGCAATGCAAGTAAAAACCACTGGTATTGCATTAGAAGATGGTAATATGGGTGATACCATTAGTGTCAGAAACAGTCGCTCTAATAAAAGAATTAAAGCCGTAGTTGCCGATACTGGCCAAGTTGAAATAAATATTTAA
- a CDS encoding chemotaxis protein CheV, translating to MSGILNSVNQRTQLVGENRLELLLFKLNSKQRFGINVFKVREVLQCPPLTSMPKLNHLVRGIAHIRGQTISVIDMSLATGGRRIEDLSTAFVIIAEYNSSVQGFLVGSVERIINTNWQSIMPPPKGSGRASYLTAVTEIENELIEILDVEKILNEISPVKTDLSDDVADNLLVDNQEEKIIFIADDSAVARNQVKKALSALGLNIELAKNGLEALNRLKEIAKDTGDVTDRVGVLVSDIEMPEMDGYTLTAEIRNTPELKNLHVILHTSLSGVFNQAMVEKVGADDFIAKFHPDELATSVQKWFGNK from the coding sequence ATGTCTGGGATCCTTAACTCTGTCAACCAACGTACTCAACTGGTTGGTGAAAATAGACTTGAATTATTGCTCTTTAAACTGAATTCAAAACAACGATTTGGTATTAATGTGTTTAAGGTGCGTGAAGTTTTACAGTGCCCGCCATTGACCTCTATGCCTAAATTGAATCATTTAGTTCGTGGTATCGCTCATATACGCGGTCAGACTATTTCGGTTATTGATATGAGTTTAGCCACTGGTGGCCGCCGCATTGAAGATCTTTCAACTGCTTTTGTGATCATTGCCGAATACAATAGTTCAGTGCAGGGATTTTTGGTGGGCTCGGTTGAACGTATTATCAACACTAATTGGCAATCTATTATGCCGCCTCCTAAAGGTAGTGGTAGGGCGAGTTATCTCACCGCAGTCACTGAGATTGAAAATGAACTGATTGAAATTTTAGATGTTGAAAAAATCTTAAATGAAATATCGCCGGTTAAAACTGATTTAAGTGATGATGTTGCCGATAATTTACTAGTTGATAACCAGGAAGAAAAAATTATCTTTATTGCTGATGATTCAGCAGTTGCTCGTAATCAGGTGAAAAAAGCACTGTCTGCATTAGGATTAAATATTGAGCTGGCTAAAAATGGTCTAGAAGCGCTTAATCGGCTCAAAGAAATTGCCAAAGATACTGGTGATGTGACTGATAGAGTTGGGGTCTTAGTCTCTGATATCGAAATGCCTGAAATGGATGGTTATACGTTAACTGCCGAAATTAGAAATACCCCAGAATTAAAAAATTTACACGTGATTTTACATACTTCATTAAGTGGGGTGTTTAATCAAGCAATGGTTGAAAAAGTGGGGGCTGACGATTTTATTGCTAAATTTCACCCTGATGAATTAGCTACCTCAGTGCAAAAATGGTTCGGTAACAAATAG
- a CDS encoding protein-glutamate O-methyltransferase CheR, which produces MVVDQLDINKYQSFSRFLEQACGIVLGENKQYLVRSRLAPLLKTANVASVGDYIDLIIKGDQKARELAIEAMTTNETLWFRDSYPFKLLENTIFPHFANNRTQLRIWSAACSSGQEAYSIAMTLLDYKQNTGTSFRPSVEIVGTDISKDMLEHCKKGEYNPLTIARGLPLQNQQRYFDTTANGNLTVKPELKSLTNFKSINLLDSYNSLGRFDIVFCRNVLIYFSADVKKLILQKIAACLQEDGILFLGASESISDLSNDFILVRSASGLYYQKKPR; this is translated from the coding sequence GTGGTAGTCGATCAATTAGATATTAATAAATATCAATCTTTCAGTCGGTTTTTAGAGCAAGCATGCGGCATCGTTTTAGGTGAAAATAAGCAATATTTAGTTCGCAGTCGGCTGGCTCCTTTATTAAAAACTGCCAATGTCGCTAGTGTTGGTGATTATATTGATTTAATTATCAAAGGTGATCAAAAGGCTAGAGAATTGGCTATTGAAGCCATGACCACAAACGAAACCTTATGGTTCCGAGATAGTTATCCTTTTAAGTTACTTGAAAATACCATATTCCCGCATTTTGCTAATAATAGAACACAGTTAAGAATTTGGTCTGCTGCTTGTTCTTCAGGTCAGGAAGCATATTCCATTGCCATGACATTGTTAGACTATAAACAAAATACAGGGACTTCATTTCGTCCTAGTGTTGAGATTGTAGGCACTGATATCTCCAAAGATATGCTCGAGCATTGTAAAAAAGGTGAATATAATCCTTTAACGATAGCTAGGGGCTTACCCCTACAAAATCAGCAACGCTATTTTGACACTACGGCGAATGGTAATTTGACAGTCAAGCCTGAACTGAAGTCGCTAACTAATTTTAAATCAATAAATTTGTTAGATAGTTATAATTCGTTAGGACGCTTTGATATTGTATTTTGTCGAAATGTTTTAATTTATTTTTCAGCGGATGTGAAAAAACTAATCCTGCAAAAAATTGCCGCTTGCCTGCAAGAAGACGGCATTTTGTTCTTAGGCGCATCTGAATCCATTTCAGATTTATCTAATGATTTTATTTTGGTTCGCAGT